The sequence TATTGATTCTAACGATTTGGATTACAGCGAACGAATacagtgttgtgttttgtgaattgatgttgtgttttggtgtatcttgtgatcgccagttgctgaataggagaaaatgcctttttatgttTCACAGCAAACAAAaagctaaatactacaaaatggttCAAATGAAGAAtggcaagaatgttattcatctgacggttttaaatttcagtcttcttttaacattatctagtcatccgaaatgagtttgtagcagaagtcacgagagcaaaatgttattttatatttctgttattttatattaggttgattaacttagtaaaatgcatttaataaatgtgactgaaaacatgtattgatgtgactattggatataaaataaacaatattaatacCACGATTTATGGGAGCCGGTGGCTGGTAACTTACACGTTCACACTTGGATACGtagataatttacattttagtgctgtcaatacgtcaatattgtacattttagtgctgttaataagtcagtattgtacgttttattgtgtgtgaaaacgttagtaaatgtacgtgtagtagaatcacactttacgtaaaaatactcacgtattttcatgagatcacgttgAAATGTGCTGTAAAATATGGGGTATAATAAATCTACCTGAActtgtttaaaataattgacagtagtttaatatttttgtattgttgTTCTTTTACAATCTTAAAGCTCAATATTGTGCACAAAAATACATTCAGAGGcaaaatatattacataaaaTACAAACATACAAAACATACAAGATGATGAgtaaacaacacacacattaCTTAAGCACTTTTAGTACAATAAAAGCCTTACATTTAACACTGTACTATATAACACTGTTAGTCAACACAAGAAACAGGTCAATGTGACTTGTTTTGATGCATTTTAAAAGGTTACAGAGAGGAAGAAAATACCACAAACTGCAAAGGAAGGTGTATTTTGGTTTAGAATGGAAACCCAAGTtgagaaatgacatcagaaagTAAAATACAAATGCAAACAAGTACACATATTTTGTGTAATGTTTACTTTTAAGTTTGCCTTGAGGAAAAAAAAGGCTTTTTCTAAAATGCCATTATTATGAACAGAGGAATGAATTATGATTGTGTATTTTAATTCCATCCGTCTATCACCATTGGCCTAGTCAGACTGAAACTAACATGCAGTTCAAAACATACTTTAGGCTGCTTTGCACATGCACACTTAACCACAAGTAGGgtcttttctgtttctgttgtcCATCAACTGCcgcatctttttttaaattctttacaCTTGAACTATTTTCAATCCTtcctgattttaaatgtactcaAGCATAAATCATTTGAAAGCTTTGCCAATGCAAATAGACACTAACACAGCCTGAATGACAGATATTTATCGAAGTAACTTGGCAGATTGATAGTCCGGGTTGATGAATGTCCGCACACTGGGCTCCAAATTGCTCCGTTTCATCTCTTCATAAACTGAGTCTGAGGGTGGAATTGATGGTATGTATTTCCTGTTTCGCCTACAGTCCTTCATCTTAGAATGATAAAAAGAAGAGACAAATATTCATGTCAACCGTAAATTTCATTtgggtcacactttagattacggtccaattctcactattaactattaactataaaTTTTGCCTCAAGAAACTCaagcttattaatagttagtaaggtagttgttaaagggatagaacacccaaaaatgaaaattacccaaTGACTTTAAGCacttaggtgtatatgacattcttctatTAACCTGGGGGTTAGTAAAGGCCTTCGAAagcaacatttaaaatgtataaaatatatttataaaatatccATAATtgaaactttataaagtcaaaTATTTATCTTCCAGCAGAccaccttctgtattcaacttacgtCCATTAGCATTTTGTTTTGCGAGAGGCATTACACTTAAATACAGAAGGTGGTTCGCCGAAAGCAAGAtactttactttattttttaaacatgcatttaagttttaaatatggatatttttcttacacaagccCATCAATTCGTTTCAGAAGGACTTTATTAACCcactggagccgtgtggattacttttataatagatggatgcacttttttgtgctgctattcactgccattataaagcttggaatagCCAGGATATGTTTAAATGTAACTCAAAtagtattcgtctgaaagaggAATGTTATATACACCTATCTTTAGGGCTATCTTTAGGCTGagtaaattttcatttttttggagaactatccctttaagttcgGGTACTGGGTTGGAAAAAGGAAtatagaatatggtcatgcagtataaggcattaatatgtgctttataagaaCTAACAAACAGCCAATATGCATGCTAAAAAGCAACTAGTCAGagttggaccctaaactaaagtgttacaaaATTGTGCAATGTTCTTGACCTATATTCTATTTGTCCGCTATTAGACTGACTGTGAGAAAACAATGTACCAATAAAACATGatcattttaaaaagtgtaGTTATCAACCCTGTTGCTAAAGCTCCCCAACACTGCCCATTCTGAATTTGTCTGACACACCCGTTTTAGGTCTTAGTGTCTACTAATTAGCGGATGacctgaatcaggtgtgtttgatcagagAGACATTTAAAATGCGCAGTGTTGAAGACGCTGACAAACAGACACTTGCCAAACTTGTTCACAAGAATCTTGTCGCTTGTGCATGACCTGTTAACGGCAAAACCCACAAATGATAATGTGCGTCAAAGACCAATCACACATTAAATGTAAGTTTAACACCTTAATCAcacattaagttttttttttttttttttttttttttttttgtggtcaaATAGCAATATGGGTGAATCTGTTTTCTTGAGCTCTATGACTTTCGTTTCTCAaagcaatcaatcaatcaatcaatcaatcaatcaactttatttatatagcgcttttacaatcacgattgtttctaagcagcttcacagtgttaaacaggacaatattgcaacaaaattagatttggctgtacagtcgttctggagaaaacagtgatgttatcagcttattttaatttatcatatagtgacaatgttggcagatctgtattatagtttatagaattaattaaaacctaattcattaattttatttgtataattagttgaataactttgatcataattttagtgtccccaactgagcaagccaacaagccaacagtggcaaggaaccaaagcTCCATCAGGgtgtgatggagaaaaataaaccttgggagaaaccagactcatcGAGCAAATGAAGATAggaagataaaaaataaagacctacatgttattttatttagttatttttattttattagttttacTTCCCTTTTACATGCAATACAATAGTAATATACACTGATGACCAAAACAAATTAGTTCTCCCAACAAGGCTACATATTGAGGTCTGAGTAGATTAAAtggtaagcaaacaatcagttCTCGTGAATGCAAGAGAAATAAGCAGGAATAAAGATCTAAACGACTTTGACAAGGTCCGGCAAGGCAACTGAGTCAAAGTATCTCAGAATCGGCAAGGCTTGTAGGTCGCTCCCGGTCAACAATGTTGAAAATGTATCAACAGCGGTCTGAGGAAGGACAAATCAGCGACAGGGTGTTGGGCTCCCAAGGCTCATTCATGCACAAGGGCAACAAAGACTATTCTGTCTGGTCCGATCCAACTATTGTgcaattttaattaagtaattagATGAAATAATATGCAATCATATATAAGGGATAACTTGGTGTGCAGTACTCAATTTTAATGCTCGATGCGGAGGCAAAAGACCACCTGATGTGTATTAAAATCATGTATTGCAGTCCTTGTTGTGGATTACAACTTACTAATCTTTTTGTTCTGGCTGCTTTTTTAAAGTTGTTCAAGTACTAAACAACATCTATAGTGCTGGTTGATTGCACATGCAGTTTAATCAATAATTAATTGATTATGgaaaatttttatttcaaggTATTCTTCTTCTAATATAGTGGGGTGATAGGGGGGAATAAATCCATAATATCCAAATAACCATaaataaaggtgcactatgaaacttttccatccgctagagggtgcctattgcatagtttgatgatgccaagtttgagctcagcatctttggacatgtggtcttcatctcacagccagtggaaaagaatcgggataggaagGGATAGGATTAACGTCAGTGTGGTATGAAGCAGAACAGGACTGAgagttgtggagctgagcaaggccgctggagtgattgttaatgAGTTGAACAACAAATGCCTCGCGAGTCACGAGTAGCAGGTAACGTAGCgctgtttattatattagatacatttgagtgtgttgaaaattatgttatgacgttactctgtgcgtttgctcggcggctgctgtgacacttgttgcacactgctaagaataaAGTTCTTCGTAAATCGAGGGTAATGACGCaactgacaggcgactccctcaggcgctatgctcagacgtcctggctccttggttaaagtagcaattttctcacaatttacaaatagttggaaacatcagTAACTGAACAAAATTTATTGTACTGCACAAATAGGCtactacacagtgcacctttaatggtttaactatttattttcaatttgtTTACTATACAGCTTAATGTCAAAAACACAATAGTTTGTGCAAGAtagttgatatatatatataaagctttAACTACACTATTCTTATTTTGAGTGTGTTAAATAAAAGAAGACGTCCCCTACAAAATGTCAGAGTGGTGGGTCTGTATGCACATTTAAAACCATCCCATCATTTTCAACAACAAATCAAACAAGTTATTTGTGAAGTCATTTGTGACAGCATGTTCTCGCATGATAGCACACCTCAGTAATCAGATACGCTTTTGAGATACgcgtaatgtaatgtaaaatgttGTAATGTTGTCTATaagttttgtttttgctttaCTTACCTTCAGAAACATACAGAAGAAACCAATGAAGCACAGCAGAGACATGGCAGCACATAAAATGAAGGAGATCTTCACACGAGTATCTTCTGGGCagtgtttttcttcttcttctctttctttttctttttcttcttttaatgacataaaaaaaattcagggcCAGAGAATTATATAATTGTACTAGTTATACTTTTTTACTTTCAATATTAATcatcaagtgtttgtttttctcAAATTCTTTTGCAATAAAATCATTTACATGAAATGTAAGACACACTTACCTATCCATAACCAAGTGAAACTGCCAACAGTAGTTTTCTCTTCTAAATTAAATTCACACCAGTAAAGCCCAATGTCTTCGGCAGTTGCATTTAAGAGGGTGATTTTAAATTTGGGAAATTCTCCACTTATAATGGCTTTGGATTCGTTCATTCTTTTAAAGGTAAAAGTTTTGGGTTTGTAGAAGTAGAAGAGTATCTGTGGTTCTTTTGCTCCTTGTTGCTTGTACATGTACACCCCGTCCTGCAGTGTTTCATCTGTAGCGCACTCGATGACGATATCACCCCCAGAATCTCTGATTACTGTTTGAAGAAAAACAACCATTGAGACATGTTTTCTGCAAAAACTTAAATACACTAATGAATATGCATATCTATCTTGTGGTCTTGTGTGCTTTTTTTATAACTAATGAAACTTTTCTACACAATATACTGCAGAGTCTGCCATAGCAATGTAATTTCAAGTTTTACATTGGAAAAAAAAtgggtaacattttacaataatttgttaacattaatgaactaacatgaactaaccatgagcaatacatttgttactgtatttgtttatctttgttaaaattatacaGTTGTCCATTGTTTGTTCATTGATGTTACtttacagtgcattaactaatgttaacaaatacaacttgATTGTAATATGTATTATTCAATGTtgcaattaacattaaaaaatataaataaatactgtagaaGAGCcgttcattattagttaatgttaattaatgctaACCAATTAaagcttattgtaaagtgttaatgCAAAATGTATGCATAAATTCATACCTTTCACCACTGGGGTAGCGCATGACATGCTTCCTATACAAATACTGATGAATAGAAAACTGCATCTTACAACACACGGCATCTTCACAGCTCTTTGTGACTATGAGAAGTTTCTGTTCAGCAACATCAGGTGGAAGTGTTGGTCACATGCCCAACGCATCagagactttttttcttttcttttttttcaaggaAGCTGAGAAGAAAGAGGTGCTGTAAATAGCCTAGTATGTCAAGATGCTGAGAAAACATATGACAGTTATTATTGATACATTATTGTTACATTATTGAACATATTGTAGCTAATATGTTCAATTTTTaacttaatttgtactttatttttatttatttatgacttATTTACATTGTTAAAGAGTTAGATTTTAATGCGTAAAAAAAAGAGTTGGACTATTTCTGTGACAAATACActacacaattattattttttcaaatatgGCCCTGTATGTCTTCATAAAGGGCGGAATTGCTTGTATGTTCTCCCGGAAGATTTTCAGTTCTCTGGACGAGCGCGTACgcacatcaaccagagcgagagcaagagcaAGAGCGCACCCATCAACGAGTTTCGTTTGAGTTACGGAAGCCATAAGCAGCgctgtaatttagttttttagaccacaaaatcagCAATGTCAttaagaagtgtgtttttggttgtgaggAAAGagttcacgagttcacacttgcatacagtcttgttcaaaataatagcagtacaatgtgactaaccagaataatcaaggtttttcgtatatttttttattgctacgtggcaaacaagttaccagtaggttcagtagattctcagaaaacaaacaagacccagcattcatgatatgcacgctcttaaggctgtgcaattgggcaattagttgaattagttgaaaggggtgtgttcaaaaaaatagcagtgtggcattcaatcactgaggtcatcaattttgtgaagaaacaggtgtgaatcaggtggcccctatttaaggatgaagccaaaacttgttgaacatgcatttgaaagctgaggaaaatgggtcgttcaagacattgttcagaagaacagcgtactttgattaaaaagttgattagagaggggaaaacctataaagatttgcaaaaaatgataggctgttcagctaaaatgatctccaatgccttaaaatggagagcaaaaccagagagacggggaagaaaacggaagacaaccatcaaaatggatagaagaataaccagaatggcaaaggctcagccaatgatcacctccaggatgatcaaagacagtctggagttacctgtatgtactgtgacagttagaagacgtctgtgtgaagctaatctattttcaagaatcccccgcaaagtccctctgttaaaaaaaaggcatgtgcagaagaggttacaatttgccaaagaacacatcaactggcctaaagagaaatgagaagttaaattgttctttttgggtccaagggccacaggcagtttgtgagactacccccaaactctgaattcaagccacagtacacagtgaagacagtgaagcatggaggtgcaagcatcatgatatgggcatgtttctcctactatggtgttgggcctatttatcgcataccagggatcatggatcagtttgcatatgttaaaatacttgaagaggtcatgttgccctatgctgaagaggacatgcccttgaaatggttgtttcaacaagacaatgacccaaaacacactagtaaacgggcaaagtcttggttccaaatcaacaaaattaatgttatggagtggccagcccaatctccagaccttaatccaattgagaacttgtgcggtgatatcaaaaatgctgtttctgaagcaaaaccaagaaatgtgaatgaattgtggaatgttgttaaagaatcatggagtggaataacagctgagaggtgccacaagttggttgactccatgccacacagatgtcaagcagttttaaaaaactgtggtcatacaactaaatattagtttagtgattcacaggattgctaaatacaaaatgtacaaaatagttttgagtttgtacagtcaaaggtagacactgctatttttttgaacacacccctttcaactaattgcccaattgcacagccttaagagcgtgcatatcatgaatgctgggtcttgtttgttttctgacaatctactgaacctactggaaacttgtttgccacgtagcaataaaaaatatactaaaaaccttgattattctggttagtcacattgtactgctattattttgaacaagactgtataattATATTGAGTAAAtttaaatgcgtatttggcgtgctgtctggGGGGAGGGAGgctgataaactgtcaacagaAGCTACTTACAAAATAAGAATAGTGTAGTTaaagctttatatatatatatatatatatatatatatatatatatatatatatatatatatatatatatatatatatatatatatatatatagacacttGTTGATTAGCTGGGTGctctccacctgtgtcaattatctaAAAGCCTTCCTCCCGAATCGTTGTTAATAAACGTTGTATAGTGAAGCAAAAGTTATTCAAGGATTATCCTTGTTATAACTTTCCTAGTTATTTTGCATCAAACCACACAGACACCAGCTTTAACTTTCGTCCTCCTTTACGCTTCACCTCCATACCTGACATTGATGACGTCACATCGATACACAACATCTCCCCTCTACTTGAATATGAACTTAACCCactaaacaagttctcattgcCGTTACTTAAAACAGTTCAGCCCATTCAACatgttactgttttttttctttttctaggAACATCAGCAATGCTTTCAAAACAGGTGCACTACCATGATATAACTCTAAATTTAActtctatgtttttttttttttctctgcttGCACAATCTTTAGTGTCTATGAACTCATTGAACCCAAAATTTCTCCCCTTTTTTTCCATCTCATATCTTCTCATCAATACTTTAGAATTTCCTCAGTCACTCAATGACATAGTCTCTAAACCTTCCCGGCAATTTGATTTGTCTCTGCGGCCTGCATGGTTTAGGACTCTGTTCTTCTCTCTGAATTGTTTCACAGTTCTTTTTGCATTCCTCTGCGATTCCCTTTTGCTCCTCATCACAACTTGGCTCTTTAGGCGTATCCCTATTCCACCAAACACTGTTTTTTCCATAAAAAGAAACTTCTTGACAAATGTTGTGTTCCACGCATACTTTGCTCCAGTAGGTGACTGAACGACAACACTGTTACATTCTCTGCGTATGACCTTGTGAGGTGTGCTGTGAAATGTTGTTGTGAACTTGTCTGTTTTATCTCCAACCTGATGTCTTGGCACCTTGTCTGTGGTCTGTATATATCTTGGCTTTTCCTTTCTGCTCTGCGTCTTTGTCTCGAGCTTCAAGATCACTGTGTGGTGTTGTGATGTCTGGTAACTTTCCTCTTACTTCCTCAGAAAGAGAAGTTCCGCTGGGCttttgcccctaaacctacccatcacacacacacacacagcccctaaacctacccatcacacacacacagcccctaaacctacccatcacaagaaacattctgcatttttacattttcaaaaaaacaatttagtatgtttataaatccatttaccttgtggacacagacatattcagacacattttgaacgcatATCTCAAActtatccctaaacctacccatttgtgtattataaaaaacaggataacaggcagatacgactgcaggcacaatttattcagagagtacaaatactccaagtgttccgaggccaaaatgattgatttgtgtgaagaaaatccccaaaagcgatcagaacgTTGAGTCCATCcaccaaagattaataataaaattcaaatatagagtgctgaagtcatgacgtcactttgtaggccaacccggaAGTTAGTGGCGCATGGGTTCCCTCAATCAAAAGCCTATGCAGTTTCCCCATAGACTTTTGGACAATCGCaaaaaataagatctgtgttcaacaaagagctatgacccttacacgttttgtctatctagataatctttacaagtgaatccaaaatgtataccgtttgaagcctaaataaagCTGTCAGATATAAAAAGCTAACGGTAGGCTATAAACGGATTACAGCACACAGTCGCGGATCTACGTGTtacgaactgctctgagacagaaggttgaaGATCCAcacgcagtatttattaaagggtaatccaaagtcatagtccataaaacaggcaaaaggtcatacacaggtAGGCAGTTCAAtcaggcaaacaaaacaagggacagaggcaaaagggtaatccgaGACAGGCAAGAAAGCCAAAGAACCAAGAAACCATAGAaccgctcagaaatgcagttgacactaaacaagactttgcaatgaatgacagagataaccaggcttatataggcagaggtaatgaggtgatgagagacAGGTGTAAAcattgagtgctaatgagtcctaggcaaaggattatgggtaatgtagtttgtgatgga is a genomic window of Pseudorasbora parva isolate DD20220531a chromosome 12, ASM2467924v1, whole genome shotgun sequence containing:
- the LOC137093364 gene encoding uncharacterized protein, whose product is MPCVVRCSFLFISICIGSMSCATPVVKVIRDSGGDIVIECATDETLQDGVYMYKQQGAKEPQILFYFYKPKTFTFKRMNESKAIISGEFPKFKITLLNATAEDIGLYWCEFNLEEKTTVGSFTWLWIGKCVLHFIFMSLKEEKEKEREEEEKHCPEDTRVKISFILCAAMSLLCFIGFFCMFLKMKDCRRNRKYIPSIPPSDSVYEEMKRSNLEPSVRTFINPDYQSAKLLR